The DNA window TCACCGCTCCAAAGTATGATTGATGTTCAATCTTCCCTAAACTGAACCGAATTTGAAACTTGATGAAACTCGCTCGGTTTACTTAAGTGATAAGATATTGTTGATAATATTGTAATAGAGAAAGATGGAGAGAAACAAAATTTGTATTGAATAATGGATTATGATGAGGGCAATGCAAGAAACAACacaacaaaataagaaaaaaggtattgataattgaaatatttggCAATAAATATGTGTCTAGGCCAAAAAAACAGGCCATTGATGATATATATAGCATGCAATGAATGCATGGTGGCTTGGGTGCCATGCCATTAATAATTGTGTAGTTGAAAATCAAGCCTTTTATTGATCATCGCTCGTGTACTCTTTGCTCTCGTCCATGAGGATCATCTTCCTAAACTTCATCATGTCCGCGTTGTAAGCCCCCGTGTCATACATCGAGCTCTCGGTCACACTACTTGATCCGCGAGAGGTTTGGCTCATAGCCTTGGGCCCGTCAATTAGATCGTCCAAGGATGACGACCCTTCTAAAGCACGCACCACCTACCAAACCACAAATATATAGATCCATGAGTAAGAAATACagttcataaataaataaaaaaaaagtgtttccaaatgaccTGGCTCATCTTGGGGCGTCTGCGAGCAGAGTGACGAATGCTCGTAGAGGTACACGCCGCAATACGCGCCATCTCGTTGCGATCAAAGTTTCCCTCGAGTCGAGGATCCGCGAGGTCATCGTAGTTTCCATCATCTAAAGCTTTAGAAAGAAGTGGCCTAGCCtgttttgaattcaaatttaaaacaGAATGgattagttattattatatatgattatgaaGAGAATGCGAGCAATGTCTCACCCAATCGACCAAACTGTCTTCCATTAATCTACTGGTAGGATCAACAGGTCGCTTCCCTGTAATCAGTTCCAAAAGCATCACCCCAAATGAGAAGACATCAGACTTATCACTTAGCTTGCCACTCGAAGCATACTCAGGAGCCAAGTATCTGCAAAATCATATGATACTAGTTTACTttactttaccaaatcatgaaCAGAGCaatcaaatcaatataaacATTTACCCGAAAGTACCCATCACACGAGTTGAAACGTGAGTGAAGTTATCAGTAGTGAGCTTAGCCAATCCGAAATCCGCCACCTAATTAAAGATGAGCATTATTCATGCATGCATTcctaataagttaattaaaagtTAGCATACCATTGCTTCAAAGTTGTCATCGAGGAGAATGTTGGCTGCCTTAATGTCACGGTGGATAATCCGAGGATGGCCtgcattattttatatactctTAAGGTGAGAAACAGAAACAGAAACAGAAACAGAAACAGAGGAGATAATAATGGCGGAGGCGGGCGGCGGCATACAATCTTCATGAAGGTAAGCAAGGCCTTTGGCTGACCCCAAAGCAATCCGCATCCTGGATCCCCACTCCATTGTGGGCAGATCATTTCCTAGAAccaattatcattattattattagtggGTTGGAGCTGgatcaatgaatgaatgaattatgTACCGTGAAGATGATACTCTAAGGTATTGTTTGAAACAAACTCATAGACCAACATCCGTTGTCCATCGGTGATGCAGTAACCGACGAGGGATACAAGGTGGCGGTGGTGGACGCGGCTGATGATCTCTACCTCTGCTTGGAACTCTCTTTCTCCCTGTCCGCTGCCACTCTTAAGGCTCTTCACAGCCACTACCTTCCCATTGGGCAGCACTCCCTTGTGCACGTACCCAAAACCTCCTTGACCGAGTAGGTTCGCCTGAGAGAACCCGTTCGTAGCCGCTACCAGCTCCTCATAGTTGAAGCTGCTCGTGTTTAGACCGCCAAAGGCCCCCATGTTCGGTGACAGAGGACTAGCGTTGGCGTTTAATGCCCCACCGGAGAACACAGTGCTGAAATCACTGCTAGGCATCGATTGCCCCGGTGGCGGAGGAAGCTTCATTacgtgatgatgatgatgatgatccgcGTTTCCTTTATTCCCCTTCTTCTTCATGCCCCCGCCCCCTAAAATTAATCGGACAAAGACCattgttaattttgttttgaggaAAATGaattaatagttaaattaaaCACCTGCAACGCCACCGCCACCACCACCGCGCGGAGAAGGATCATAGTAGggtcttttcttcttcttccttgacAAACAAACAAGACAAATGATAACCATGGAAATGATGACGATTCCGGCTACGGTAACTCCCACAGCAATGCCTGTACTGTTATCCGACGAAGACTCCTTTGATTTGGGTTTACCAGATGGCGGAGTGAGTGTCTTGCCATTGTGCCCGGAGGACTTGGTAGGAGGGGAGTTTACGACGGTGGGAGGTGGTTGAGACGGATTAAAGACGGGAACAGGAGTATTGGAGGGTGGTGATTTATGCTTTTCAGGGGAAGGAGGTGAAGAAGCCGGCGGAGGCTCTGATGATGCTTCTGGGGGTGGAGGTGTTGGTGGAGGTGGAGATGAGGCGACGGGAGCAGGTGGTGGAGGAGACGAGGCGGCAACGGGGGCAGGTGGGGGTGGAGGAGATGAGGCGACGACGGGGGCAGGTGGGGGTGATGTTTGGTTGGGAGGTGGTGGGGTTGTTGAATCAGAAGGTGGGCTGTCGTCGTCTGGAGGTGGCTGCTGAGAAGATGATTCAGGGGAGGGAGCAGTCACGGTTGCCATTTGAGAAATCCCGGCCAAGATTTGTTTAGCTTCAAGTTAGCCGCCGGAAACTTCACACTTGTTCCCCGTAACTGCTCTCGACGACGACGGCgtaaacaacaacaacaactcagGACcctatataataacaataacaataacaacAAAAACAGATTAAggaaatgaagaacaacaacagccattattaatgaatgaatgaatgaatgaattaccAGAAGCAAGAGgaggaaaggaagaagaagaagaaaagagaggaggaggaggaggtgattctcaaaagaagaagagagagaaagaatggCATTGTGAATAAGTTTCCATATTGGAATGAGAGGAAGAGAGAAGTTCTTCTTCCAACCTCCCatatcttcttcctcttcttcttattttcttaCAATGAAAAAGTCATgtcttcttcctttctttttGTCATGTCTTGGCTATCTTTAATTCAGTTCTACACTCTTTCCTTCTTCCATGCCGCttcattctctttctctctctttctttttttctaatttaagtAAGAATAACACTCACTCATGCTTCTTTAGCACTGAGAATTAATTCGAcaactataatattattattatttatcaaaatcattatttatttgataatacaaatgattttaatatttaaccaaaatactaaaaatgTCATCGGAGtgtccttaattaaaaaaaataaaaaataaaaatttcataccatatattatttagtttatgaTAACTTGATTTAGGACAACTTAACAATATTTGAAAACCCTTTTGGCATCTATTCTTATTTGACAAATGGGAATATATTGATTGATATgtactttaaattaattacaagttgaaataaaattaagctAGTTTGGCAGAATATcaggtaataataataataataataatgtggtTTCCCTCCCCCATCATTTAATGAACAATCAATCAATCTcattataatatgaaaaaaaaaaagaaagaaagaattaaCACCATCATCTCAAGTACTGTTACAGACaccaacaaaagaaaaacatgtCATATTCTTCTGTGTATAACTTTCACATGAATTTAACTACTATTTGTCCACCGATTGATTATGGGAAGCAGAATCCATATTGCATTGTCAATGAAACAACTGCAAATCAAAACTTTTGCTGATTGGACTGATgccgctgctgctgctgctgctgcttgcTCGTTCTAGATGATTTTAATGCTGCTGCCTGCTTGCTGTTGCTGCTGTTTGTTCGCTCCTCTAGATGATGTTAATGCTGCTGCCTgcttgctgctgctgctgttgtTCCCTTTCACATCTTGCTTATGATGATTCACTGCTTGTGTGCTCTGACAACAATACATACATTCACAAAATAGTGGTCAGACCACTACCTCAACTTCTCCTACAGAATGCCACTAATAAATAAACAACACAGATTCAATCAaagtgtgtgtgtgtgtgtatcAAGTCAAACTTTTCTATAAAGACTTGAAATTTGTAGTTTCAAGGATTTAGCAACCTCAAATTCTCATGTCATTTTCATTTCAATAACATATAGTAGTAGATTTGTCCCTTTTCCCTTATAGTTTTAATGATGGGTTGATGCAGCTTTGCAGGCTAGAACAAGGAAACACTAGATCACTTCAAAATATGAGAATTTAGTAAGCTGCCCTGGTTCATAAAGAAGAAGTAATCATATTGGGCAGGATTGATTGACCAACATGCATGACTCTAGTATTGCTAGAGCAGCATTCTAAACTGATagctatataaatatatatcaattaacAACCTGGGATTATGATCCCTAAAAAAAGCCATTTATTCCATAATATTTAAAGTCCAAAAGAGTGAAGTAGAATTCATGATTGAATAACTCAAAAACTAGTTGAAACTAAACCCAGCTAGCTACAAAGTATGGATTAGATCGCATGTTAAAGGGATCAAGATGtgtattgatatatttatacaGATCGAGAGCTAACTAAGGCTTCTACTACATGATAATGGCTGCACTGAAACTCTAATAATACACTTTTCATGGGTGCGAAAGCTTAATATACAAAACAAGAACAATGCAAATGAAAATCTGATACTCTAATAATGTGCATTCAAAATAAAGCGAAATGTGATCAAAGAATAGGAAGATAGATATAATGTGCGCATTGAAGGGAATTCTCTTGAATCTTGATTTTAGGGTCACTAGATACTGATGGATTAGAGATGTAGTAAAGTTAAATCAACGCATGCacacacaaacaaacaaacaaacaaacaaacagagATTGAGTGAGTGAGAGAGAAACTAACAGATGATTGAACGGGCTGTGGATCAAGATCAATGGAGCCCAAGGACATCTTGGCTATCTCTGATATTGCAACCTCGCGTACGCCAGAATCATCATTGACCAAATCTTCATATGCAGCCTCGAAAGCTTCCTGCCAAAATCGCGGCAATCTGATCCGGCGGCCACTCGTATACACGTCCCACATATGCCTAACAACTTTTTCTCTGTCCTCCATTTCCTACTCACACATACAGTTTTTTTAAGTTGATAATGAGTTCGGCCAGATCCAGCCAgctaaaatatgaatataaggATCGAGATAGAAAGAGAACATACGAGGACATCGAGATCGTCAAAGTTAGGCATATCAAATTGGTCGGAGAAACGATTAAGATTGCCAGCAGACCAACGAAGAGTGACGGTTCCAGTAAGCATCGACCAAAAAGCGAGGAGCAAAATTGCAGCCAAGGCCCAAAACTTGTAACGACCTCTAGAGAATGCGCTCGAATCTGATGTATCTTTCTTCAATGTCACCGTTGATGATGCATGTGACGTTGGTGTCGATACGGGTAGATCATCGTCGTCCTTCATTTCGCGGACGCAATCTCAGCGTGTGAGTGAGCTTCCGTTGCAAAGGAAGCTGAATCTCGAATGTTCTTGGAAATCAATCTCCGATTTGGATGCAAtgaaggagagagagagagagagaaaccgCTCTTTGTTTCGAGGAAGACGATCGGAGGAGGAGGGTGATGGATTATCGTTTACGATAGGTGGGCCACCGCAATGCTGGTGGTAAGCCtgcaatattatattaaacgtTATTTATaggttaattttgttaaataataataaaattatttaaattgtatataaaaaaaaattataatagatagaaaaatattaattgggAGAAGAAGTGGATATTATGATTAGCAAGTAAACATGCCTAGCActactattactattactatatctaatatatattattcttcatCATTGTATATTAATGTGgcataaaacaaaaattacaatCACTTTTGAATTGGACATTTCATTGATAATTGATCAAACAACAAATGTTAACAACATTTATAACAAATGAGCtctaaataactaataaaattgcATAATATAATTTCTTGTTTCAACCAGATACAAACAAAATCAATCAAGTGGCAATACAGTGCCTaatagaaagaagaaaaaaaagcgCAAACCCTAGCTATATCTTAAAAGTCCAACAGAAAGATCAACATTTGTGCCCATGCTCTACGcaaaaaaagaaaggaaaaacaaatGCAGGAGGAACAACTCAATTATCCCTCATAATCGCCCTGCGAAAACTTGTCCTCTGGGTAACAGACTGCCACAACTTGGTTCCCTCCAAATTTTCTTCCATGCAAACTTTGTCGAGCTTTCGCCGCCCCTTCAATATCAGTATATTCCAAGAAAACCTAAACCAATGTGAAAGCTAATTCTTAGAACAACCTCTAGTTAGATAGAAATAATAGAGGGAAAAATATTAACAAGAAAGTTGTAAGAAATGATTTGTCATTTCTTAAGtgtattgaaaatttaatagagaataaattttcagattttcaatCCACTTAAAAATGACACATAATTCCCAACAACTTTCTTGTCAATATTTTTATGGCTTtctatcatttctcataataataataataatctatctAAACATTCTCATATATGGTTCATTTTCAAAGGTCTTCAATAATAGACCTTCTCATGCTAATGTCAACATTTTCATAAGcagataaaattaagtttttttttaatcagaATTGTCAATTCTAACCTTCCCAAGTCCTGGGGTTGGTTCGCCATTTGGGTTTGGGCGTGGAATAATAATATTCACCAGTGAACCTGCAAAAGAATCCCCAGTTTGTATATATAGTAACATAGGGTTAGGATGTAAAATGGTGAAATAATAATTGACTATAATATGTTAATCACAGAAAATGACAATAAATCAAAGTAGTGAACTATAGGAGGAAAGAATGTATACCATATTTTTCACACTCCATTTTCATATCTTCCAATATATCTTCATAGTCTTGATCCTCTTTAAGCTCATCTGGATCAACCACTTGAGTTAAGCATATAACCTTTGTGGTCAATCCAACAGGTTGCAACATAAGCTTCTGCATGAACATGGTTTTGGTCAGAATCAATTAGTAGCTTCCTAGCAACAAGCAAAGCATGAATTGCTCAAGAGAAAGAGTGTTTACTTGTAGAGCGATTTGTTGCTGTGCATGCAATAAGACACTCTCCTGCTCAGGTTTAGGTTGGACAGTACCCTGGTTTGCTCGCCTAACTGTCAGGGTTTTGTCACCCATTTTAATTCCATTAAGGGCTGCACATGCAATATCAGTAACTGAAAGATCGTGGTAAACACAGAATGCGTATCCCTTTGAGTTCCCAGTTTCTCTGTCCTTCACCAAGTCAAAACCTCGAAGAGGCCCAAAAGATTCCAGTAGCTCCCGTATCTGAGACTCGGTGAAATAATATGGAAGCCCACCCACAAAAACACGATCAGGGCCTTCAAGACCACCAGCAGATCCGGGTGAAAGCCCAACAGCACCTAAATTAAGATTTGGATTGGGCTGGCTTGGACCAAGTGTTGCAGCCAGAGAAGGATTGTAGTCGCTAGGTCTTCTCACCTTCACTGGGGCACCCTGAATATGAGAGTTACAAGGCATAGAATGAGTAGGATAAGCAAGCCATGGAATAGATACCATGGGTAGTATAAAAGTCTGCAAGTCTATCAAATTGGTTAGGGTAAAATTGTAATTGTGGGGGTCCAATTCCAGTTTAATGGCTTATTTGAACAATACAAGTAAAGAATTGAATTTATAATGTATGTAATTTTCTAATCTCCGATTCCCAAAATCTTTAGTTGGATCGCCACCATGTGGGGGAAACCTTTTCAGCTTCTATTGCTCTTGACTTGAAAAACAAAAAGTCCAAATTCTTTTCAAAGTCCAAAGTAATTTGATagaatacataaataatattttctattatttatgcAAATAGTTTCTTGTTGAGTTAATTAGGGATGGCGATGGGTACCCGATAGTCGGGTTTGGGTATTTTAACTCGGGGTCGGGGATGGAGAGTGCGAAACCAAAACCCGATACCCAACtatatatgattataaaaagtaaaatgttttttattaaagttaatcATTTATTTGATCAGGAATAAATTAATATTGCCGCAGCATGCTTCACTGGCCATGCGTCGGGGACACGTAGTTTCGTTAAGTTTAGGTGACCTAGATCACATGcctaatatttcattatttcagAATAATTACGACAACCCATTAAAGTCTGAACCACCGAGCCACAAGTTGGgccaacaattttattttatatttttttatcaaagctGGTCCTgccatttataaatattttattaattttgtgatTTGTAGAATAAAATAGAAcattaaatatacataaaaaaatgttaaataaatatcataagagTTACAATTCTATGATTTTCCAAACATAGCATAAGAGAGAACAGAACATActagccaagggaaatagaatTACCTCAAAGATAATGCCGTCCAAAGCCATGGCATTACTAGCTTCCTCCACAGATCTCATTTCCACAAAAGCAAATTTCTTCTCATGATTGATATAAACATTAACAACAGCATCTCCTGAACATTAGTAAACACATTACCACCTGTCCACAGTCAACATTTGAAGAGAATGTAATAAACATTTCAGACCTGGACCAGCAGTATTTCCTCCAATCGCAGACATGACATAACTAAAATATGTCGCCACAGACTGCAAAATATTCATGATATCAACCACATTTAGAAGTCACAAGAAGACAAATAGAAAAGGCGCATAAATTCACAAATATGGCCAAACT is part of the Impatiens glandulifera chromosome 1, dImpGla2.1, whole genome shotgun sequence genome and encodes:
- the LOC124921141 gene encoding proline-rich receptor-like protein kinase PERK4, whose translation is MKLPPPPGQSMPSSDFSTVFSGGALNANASPLSPNMGAFGGLNTSSFNYEELVAATNGFSQANLLGQGGFGYVHKGVLPNGKVVAVKSLKSGSGQGEREFQAEVEIISRVHHRHLVSLVGYCITDGQRMLVYEFVSNNTLEYHLHGNDLPTMEWGSRMRIALGSAKGLAYLHEDCHPRIIHRDIKAANILLDDNFEAMVADFGLAKLTTDNFTHVSTRVMGTFGYLAPEYASSGKLSDKSDVFSFGVMLLELITGKRPVDPTSRLMEDSLVDWARPLLSKALDDGNYDDLADPRLEGNFDRNEMARIAACTSTSIRHSARRRPKMSQVVRALEGSSSLDDLIDGPKAMSQTSRGSSSVTESSMYDTGAYNADMMKFRKMILMDESKEYTSDDQ
- the LOC124921043 gene encoding proline-rich receptor-like protein kinase PERK9 codes for the protein MATVTAPSPESSSQQPPPDDDSPPSDSTTPPPPNQTSPPPAPVVASSPPPPPAPVAASSPPPPAPVASSPPPPTPPPPEASSEPPPASSPPSPEKHKSPPSNTPVPVFNPSQPPPTVVNSPPTKSSGHNGKTLTPPSGKPKSKESSSDNSTGIAVGVTVAGIVIISMVIICLVCLSRKKKKRPYYDPSPRGGGGGGVAGV
- the LOC124921401 gene encoding uncharacterized protein LOC124921401, giving the protein MKDDDDLPVSTPTSHASSTVTLKKDTSDSSAFSRGRYKFWALAAILLLAFWSMLTGTVTLRWSAGNLNRFSDQFDMPNFDDLDVLEMEDREKVVRHMWDVYTSGRRIRLPRFWQEAFEAAYEDLVNDDSGVREVAISEIAKMSLGSIDLDPQPVQSSSTQAVNHHKQDVKGNNSSSSKQAAALTSSRGANKQQQQQAGSSIKII
- the LOC124918845 gene encoding splicing factor U2af large subunit B-like isoform X3, which produces MHQFDGLVHLHPGTIASGLAFAGQITSATPNLTGMYPNMFQLGAGQLGALPLMPVQAMTQQATRHARRVYVGGLSPTANEQSVATYFSYVMSAIGGNTAGPGDAVVNVYINHEKKFAFVEMRSVEEASNAMALDGIIFEGAPVKVRRPSDYNPSLAATLGPSQPNPNLNLGAVGLSPGSAGGLEGPDRVFVGGLPYYFTESQIRELLESFGPLRGFDLVKDRETGNSKGYAFCVYHDLSVTDIACAALNGIKMGDKTLTVRRANQGTVQPKPEQESVLLHAQQQIALQKLMLQPVGLTTKVICLTQVVDPDELKEDQDYEDILEDMKMECEKYGSLVNIIIPRPNPNGEPTPGLGKVFLEYTDIEGAAKARQSLHGRKFGGNQVVAVCYPEDKFSQGDYEG
- the LOC124918845 gene encoding splicing factor U2af large subunit A-like isoform X2, with the translated sequence MTDDGIFEENGDALDNNYGSSPPPKDSSRGTDGKDSSDHPRSQRSRDHERESSKSREKGRDKDRVRERDRDRDVERDRGKEREKYRERDGDRDRHHRERDADRDRDRGRRERGERRDRGRDRDDGDYHRSRDERRRDHNEDREERRRHRSRSKGRSDHRSRSRSRSRSKSKRISGFDMAPPSATLLTAAAIAPTGQITSATPNLTGMYPNMFQLGAGQLGALPLMPVQAMTQQATRHARRVYVGGLSPTANEQSVATYFSYVMSAIGGNTAGPGDAVVNVYINHEKKFAFVEMRSVEEASNAMALDGIIFEGAPVKVRRPSDYNPSLAATLGPSQPNPNLNLGAVGLSPGSAGGLEGPDRVFVGGLPYYFTESQIRELLESFGPLRGFDLVKDRETGNSKGYAFCVYHDLSVTDIACAALNGIKMGDKTLTVRRANQGTVQPKPEQESVLLHAQQQIALQKLMLQPVGLTTKVICLTQVVDPDELKEDQDYEDILEDMKMECEKYGSLVNIIIPRPNPNGEPTPGLGKVFLEYTDIEGAAKARQSLHGRKFGGNQVVAVCYPEDKFSQGDYEG
- the LOC124918845 gene encoding splicing factor U2af large subunit A-like isoform X1, coding for MTDDGIFEENGDALDNNYGSSPPPKDSSRGTDGKDSSDHPRSQRSRDHERESSKSREKGRDKDRVRERDRDRDVERDRGKEREKYRERDGDRDRHHRERDADRDRDRGRRERGERRDRGRDRDDGDYHRSRDERRRDHNEDREERRRHRSRSKGRSDHRSRSRSRSRSKSKRISGFDMAPPSATLLTAAAIAPTAFAGQITSATPNLTGMYPNMFQLGAGQLGALPLMPVQAMTQQATRHARRVYVGGLSPTANEQSVATYFSYVMSAIGGNTAGPGDAVVNVYINHEKKFAFVEMRSVEEASNAMALDGIIFEGAPVKVRRPSDYNPSLAATLGPSQPNPNLNLGAVGLSPGSAGGLEGPDRVFVGGLPYYFTESQIRELLESFGPLRGFDLVKDRETGNSKGYAFCVYHDLSVTDIACAALNGIKMGDKTLTVRRANQGTVQPKPEQESVLLHAQQQIALQKLMLQPVGLTTKVICLTQVVDPDELKEDQDYEDILEDMKMECEKYGSLVNIIIPRPNPNGEPTPGLGKVFLEYTDIEGAAKARQSLHGRKFGGNQVVAVCYPEDKFSQGDYEG